One region of Glutamicibacter sp. B1 genomic DNA includes:
- a CDS encoding class I SAM-dependent RNA methyltransferase, producing MTETPLLQVRLGNIAHGGHTVARHEGRVIFVRHGIPGELVSVRLTDSAPEAKFWRGDVVQVHEASEHRVPHFWDAADALKHRDPVGGAEFGHISLEHQRTLKAQVAAEQFTRLAGLKAEDYNFPSVQFVAGAEDGLGWRTRMSYSVDSAGHLAMSGFRSNKLTSIDSMPLAHPAIENSGIYGVDYSGIDRVEVAVSSADDQTILVLLAETVPGAAAKVAKQFPEGVNLASFSQQGGSAADGKGSLQVLAGNPWLSEKVLGEKYRITGEGFWQVHRAAAGLLSERVIDLLEPSKGEQIADLYAGAGLFSLPLAKAVGQTGRVFSIEGAPGTHADAKRNLKTFRQATVIRGRVERVLWQVATDAALDAVVLDPPRAGIDKQVAAELGSSGVSRICYVSCDPASFARDIARLSSRGYELEHVEIHDLYPHTHHMESIGLFVRH from the coding sequence ATGACTGAAACACCACTGCTACAGGTTCGTTTGGGCAATATCGCCCACGGAGGGCACACGGTAGCCCGTCATGAAGGTCGTGTGATCTTTGTGCGTCATGGCATTCCCGGCGAGCTGGTCTCGGTTCGATTGACCGATTCTGCTCCCGAGGCAAAGTTTTGGCGCGGTGATGTTGTCCAGGTGCATGAAGCTAGCGAACATCGAGTGCCACATTTCTGGGATGCTGCCGACGCCCTGAAACACCGTGACCCCGTTGGCGGCGCCGAATTCGGGCATATTTCCCTAGAGCATCAGCGCACGCTCAAGGCACAGGTAGCGGCCGAGCAATTCACCCGTCTGGCTGGATTGAAGGCCGAGGACTACAACTTCCCATCGGTGCAGTTCGTGGCGGGCGCCGAGGATGGGCTCGGATGGCGTACCCGTATGTCCTATTCGGTGGATAGCGCAGGCCATCTGGCGATGAGCGGGTTCCGTAGCAATAAACTCACGAGCATTGATTCGATGCCTTTGGCGCACCCAGCGATCGAAAATAGTGGCATTTATGGTGTGGACTATTCGGGCATTGACCGTGTGGAAGTTGCCGTGTCCAGCGCCGATGATCAAACGATCTTGGTGCTACTTGCCGAGACTGTGCCTGGGGCTGCGGCTAAGGTCGCCAAGCAGTTCCCCGAGGGTGTCAATCTGGCCTCGTTCAGCCAGCAGGGAGGATCTGCAGCTGACGGTAAAGGAAGCTTGCAGGTTCTGGCCGGAAATCCATGGCTGAGCGAAAAGGTCCTGGGGGAGAAGTACCGCATTACCGGTGAAGGGTTCTGGCAGGTGCACCGTGCTGCCGCGGGCTTGCTCAGTGAACGAGTCATCGATCTGCTTGAACCTTCCAAGGGTGAGCAGATTGCTGACCTCTACGCCGGGGCCGGGTTGTTCTCGTTGCCGTTGGCCAAGGCTGTGGGCCAAACAGGTCGGGTCTTTTCGATTGAAGGTGCTCCAGGGACCCATGCCGATGCGAAGAGGAATTTGAAAACTTTCAGGCAGGCGACGGTGATTCGTGGGCGCGTGGAACGAGTTTTGTGGCAGGTTGCCACGGACGCTGCATTGGATGCGGTGGTCCTTGATCCGCCACGTGCCGGAATTGATAAGCAGGTGGCCGCAGAGTTGGGCTCCAGCGGTGTATCACGCATTTGTTACGTCTCCTGCGACCCGGCTTCTTTTGCCCGAGATATAGCTCGGTTGTCCTCGCGTGGTTACGAATTAGAGCACGTGGAGATTCACGATTTATACCCGCACACGCACCATATGGAGTCCATTGGGCTGTTTGTGCGCCACTAA